One window of the Candidatus Microbacterium colombiense genome contains the following:
- the ribA gene encoding GTP cyclohydrolase II, protein MSLSTIPEALDALRAGRPVLVADDENRENEGDVILSAELATPEWVAWTVRWSSGFICAPMPTDLADSLNLQPMVAASEDARSTAYTVSVDAAEGVTTGISAHDRAHTLNVLANPESTARSLIRPGHVLPLRAVDGGVRERSGHTEAAVELMQLAGLRPVGAIAEVVAEDGSMMRLPGLLELGERDGVPVITIEQLIAHLNEVDPREASAHAGRRVSLRADATVPTTHGTFRFLAYKDRVTGTDHIAVVSGEPGETALVRVHSECLTGEAFGSLKCECGPQLDAALDAIEQEGGIVIYMRGHEGRGIGLINKLRAYSLQEEGLDTVDANLALGLPADAREYAAAAGILNDLGVSRVRLLTNNTDKVNQLRELGLDVIEQVPLIVGVGPNNHQYLETKRDRMGHIIGADDLAEALAEGKDDA, encoded by the coding sequence ATGAGCCTTTCCACCATCCCCGAAGCGCTGGACGCGCTGCGCGCCGGCCGCCCCGTGCTGGTCGCCGACGATGAGAACCGCGAGAACGAGGGCGACGTCATCCTCTCCGCCGAACTCGCGACGCCTGAATGGGTTGCATGGACGGTGCGCTGGTCGTCGGGGTTCATCTGCGCTCCGATGCCGACCGACCTCGCCGACTCGCTCAACCTGCAGCCCATGGTCGCCGCGAGCGAGGATGCGCGTTCCACCGCGTACACCGTCAGCGTGGATGCGGCCGAAGGCGTCACGACCGGCATCAGCGCGCACGACCGGGCGCACACCCTCAACGTGCTCGCGAACCCGGAGTCCACCGCTCGCAGTCTCATCCGCCCGGGGCACGTGCTGCCGCTGCGCGCGGTCGACGGGGGCGTGCGCGAGCGCAGCGGTCACACCGAGGCGGCGGTCGAGCTGATGCAGCTCGCCGGGCTGCGCCCCGTCGGCGCGATCGCGGAGGTCGTCGCGGAAGACGGCAGCATGATGCGCCTTCCCGGACTCCTCGAGCTCGGAGAGCGCGACGGCGTGCCCGTCATCACGATCGAGCAGCTCATCGCCCACCTGAACGAGGTCGACCCGCGCGAGGCCTCTGCCCACGCCGGTCGCCGCGTGAGCCTGCGCGCCGATGCGACCGTTCCGACCACGCACGGCACATTCCGCTTCCTCGCCTACAAGGACCGCGTCACCGGCACCGACCACATCGCCGTCGTCTCGGGAGAGCCCGGCGAGACGGCGCTGGTGCGCGTGCACTCCGAGTGCCTCACCGGTGAGGCCTTCGGTTCGCTCAAGTGCGAGTGCGGTCCGCAGCTCGACGCCGCTCTCGACGCGATCGAGCAGGAGGGCGGCATCGTGATCTACATGCGTGGCCACGAAGGACGAGGAATCGGACTGATCAACAAGCTGCGGGCGTACAGCCTGCAGGAGGAGGGCCTCGACACGGTCGACGCCAACCTCGCGCTCGGCCTCCCCGCCGATGCCCGCGAATACGCGGCAGCCGCCGGGATCCTGAACGACCTCGGCGTCAGCCGCGTGCGCCTGCTCACCAACAACACCGACAAGGTGAACCAGTTGCGCGAGCTCGGACTCGACGTGATCGAGCAGGTGCCGCTGATCGTCGGCGTCGGACCCAACAACCACCAGTACCTCGAGACCAAGCGTGACCGGATGGGTCACATCATCGGCGCGGACGACCTCGCAGAGGCCCTCGCCGAAGGAAAGGACGACGCATGA
- a CDS encoding riboflavin synthase, with protein sequence MFTGIIEEIGEITAIAPAGDGWRLTVRAPRASADAVHGESIAVSGVCLTVVGSTPDTFDADVMKQTLDVAALGSASVGTRVNIEKAMPVGARLGGHIVQGHVDGTGEVLEVRPGAQWSVLRVSLPADLAPLVVDKGSISVDGTSLTVSAVSAPDAASAWFEISLIPETLAATTLGARTVGDRVNLETDILARHVERLLAFRAAPEGGSR encoded by the coding sequence ATGTTCACCGGAATCATCGAGGAGATCGGCGAGATCACCGCGATCGCTCCCGCCGGAGACGGATGGCGACTCACGGTGCGCGCGCCCCGCGCCTCCGCGGACGCCGTACACGGCGAGTCGATCGCGGTATCGGGCGTCTGCCTGACCGTGGTGGGTTCGACGCCCGACACGTTCGACGCAGACGTCATGAAGCAGACCCTCGACGTCGCCGCGCTCGGCAGCGCGTCGGTGGGCACCCGCGTGAACATCGAGAAGGCGATGCCCGTGGGCGCACGGCTCGGCGGACACATCGTGCAGGGTCACGTCGACGGCACCGGAGAGGTGCTCGAGGTGCGCCCGGGCGCACAGTGGAGCGTGCTCCGCGTCAGCCTGCCGGCCGACCTCGCCCCTCTCGTGGTCGACAAGGGATCCATCTCGGTCGACGGCACATCGCTGACGGTGAGCGCCGTGAGCGCGCCGGACGCGGCATCCGCGTGGTTCGAGATCTCGCTCATCCCCGAGACGCTCGCCGCGACCACGCTCGGCGCACGCACGGTCGGCGACCGCGTGAACCTGGAGACAGACATCCTCGCCCGTCACGTCGAGCGGCTGCTCGCGTTCCGGGCCGCACCGGAAGGAGGCTCGCGATGA
- a CDS encoding Fpg/Nei family DNA glycosylase, which produces MPEMPEVQGLTMFLGERAVGRTITRTSVAAIAALKTYDPQITALHGAAITGSARRGKFIVLSCGSELHLVFHLAKAGWLRWYDALPTTLIKPGKTPIALRVALDDDSGFDLTEAGTKKSLAVYVVRDPDDVPGIARLGPDPLDPAFDRETFAGLLDGRRTQIKGLLRDQAVIAGIGNAYSDEILHAARMSPYAIAATLTPDDVDRLYAAMQQTLSDAVSEASGKPPADLKDAKRRGMQVHARRGESCPVCGDTVRSVFFADRSLEYCPTCQTGGKPLADRRLSRLLK; this is translated from the coding sequence ATGCCGGAGATGCCAGAGGTGCAGGGGCTCACGATGTTCCTCGGCGAGCGCGCCGTCGGGCGCACGATCACGCGGACGAGCGTGGCCGCGATCGCCGCGCTCAAGACCTACGACCCGCAGATCACCGCGCTCCACGGGGCCGCGATCACCGGTTCCGCCCGACGGGGCAAGTTCATCGTGCTCTCGTGCGGGAGCGAGCTGCACCTCGTCTTCCACCTCGCCAAGGCGGGCTGGCTTCGCTGGTACGACGCCCTGCCCACCACGCTGATCAAGCCGGGCAAGACGCCCATCGCTTTGCGCGTCGCGCTCGATGACGACAGCGGGTTCGACCTGACCGAGGCGGGCACGAAGAAGTCGCTCGCGGTCTACGTGGTGCGCGATCCGGACGACGTGCCGGGGATCGCGCGGCTCGGACCCGATCCGCTCGATCCGGCCTTCGACAGGGAGACCTTCGCGGGGCTGCTCGACGGTCGGCGTACACAGATCAAGGGCCTGCTGCGCGATCAGGCGGTGATCGCCGGGATCGGCAACGCCTACTCCGATGAGATCCTGCACGCCGCCCGGATGTCGCCCTACGCGATCGCCGCGACCCTCACCCCGGACGACGTCGATCGGCTGTACGCGGCGATGCAGCAGACGCTCTCCGATGCCGTCTCCGAGGCCTCCGGTAAACCGCCGGCCGATCTCAAAGACGCCAAACGACGCGGGATGCAGGTGCACGCCCGTCGCGGCGAGAGCTGCCCCGTGTGCGGCGACACCGTGCGCAGCGTGTTCTTCGCCGACCGCTCGCTCGAGTACTGCCCCACCTGCCAGACCGGCGGCAAGCCGCTCGCCGATCGTCGCCTGTCGCGCCTGTTGAAGTGA
- the ribD gene encoding bifunctional diaminohydroxyphosphoribosylaminopyrimidine deaminase/5-amino-6-(5-phosphoribosylamino)uracil reductase RibD, whose product MAVNETERRAMTRALELAAQGPRGVNPQVGAVILSPAGDVLAEGWHHGAGTPHAEVDALSKLAPGAARGATAVVTLEPCNHTGRTGPCALALIEAGVARVVYALDDPGVVQGGGAERLRAAGVSVESGEQSDAAHALIDGWLTAQRLGRPHVTVKWAQSLDGRAAADDGSSQWITGRAARADVHRRRADADAIVVGTGTVLSDDPALTARDGDTLLPHQPVPVVIGSRPVPEGAALRRHPHSPLIYDTRDLPAVLADLHERGVQSVFVEGGPTLASAFLAAGLADRVLAYIAPVLLGGGRVALGDIGVSSIAEARRLTIDEWVPLGADLLAIAHPAIENEGAI is encoded by the coding sequence ATGGCAGTGAACGAGACCGAGCGCCGGGCGATGACCCGTGCACTGGAGCTCGCCGCACAGGGACCGCGGGGCGTGAACCCGCAGGTCGGTGCCGTCATCCTCTCCCCCGCGGGCGATGTGCTCGCAGAAGGATGGCACCACGGCGCCGGCACTCCGCACGCCGAGGTCGATGCACTGTCGAAGCTCGCTCCGGGCGCGGCACGCGGCGCGACCGCCGTCGTGACGCTCGAGCCCTGCAACCACACCGGACGCACCGGGCCGTGCGCCCTCGCGCTGATCGAGGCGGGCGTGGCACGGGTGGTCTACGCCCTCGACGATCCGGGAGTCGTGCAGGGCGGAGGCGCCGAGCGTCTGCGCGCAGCCGGCGTGAGCGTCGAATCCGGCGAGCAGTCGGACGCCGCGCACGCCCTGATCGACGGCTGGCTCACCGCCCAGCGGCTGGGCCGACCGCACGTGACCGTGAAGTGGGCGCAGAGCCTCGACGGCCGCGCCGCCGCCGATGACGGATCGAGCCAGTGGATCACCGGGCGCGCCGCCCGCGCCGACGTGCACCGCCGGCGCGCCGACGCCGACGCGATCGTGGTGGGCACAGGCACCGTGCTCTCCGACGACCCCGCTCTCACCGCCCGCGACGGCGACACGCTGCTCCCGCACCAGCCCGTACCCGTGGTGATCGGTTCGCGACCGGTGCCCGAGGGCGCGGCGCTGCGCCGGCACCCGCACTCGCCCCTGATCTACGACACCCGTGATCTCCCGGCCGTGCTCGCCGACCTGCACGAGCGAGGCGTGCAGAGCGTCTTCGTCGAGGGCGGCCCCACGCTCGCCAGCGCCTTCCTCGCCGCCGGACTCGCCGACCGCGTGCTCGCGTACATCGCGCCCGTGCTGCTCGGCGGCGGCCGCGTCGCGCTGGGCGACATCGGTGTCTCGTCGATCGCCGAGGCGCGCAGGCTCACCATCGACGAATGGGTGCCGCTGGGCGCCGACCTGCTGGCGATCGCGCATCCCGCGATCGAGAACGAAGGAGCCATCTGA
- the ribH gene encoding 6,7-dimethyl-8-ribityllumazine synthase: MSGAGAPRTGDINGRGLNVVIIAGTWHDTITDGLIAGAERVLNDAQASHRLVRVPGSFELALAAQAAFAGGADAVVALGVIIRGGTPHFEYVSAATTDGLTRVALDAGKPVGFGVLTLDDEQQGLDRAGLEGSKEDKGAEAADAALRTALLVRELRG; this comes from the coding sequence ATGAGCGGCGCAGGAGCACCCCGGACAGGCGACATCAACGGACGCGGTCTGAACGTCGTGATCATCGCCGGCACCTGGCACGACACGATCACGGACGGCCTGATCGCGGGCGCGGAGCGCGTACTGAACGACGCCCAGGCCTCGCACCGGCTCGTGCGGGTTCCCGGTTCGTTCGAGCTGGCGCTGGCCGCCCAGGCCGCATTCGCCGGCGGTGCCGATGCAGTCGTCGCCCTCGGCGTGATCATCCGCGGCGGAACCCCGCACTTCGAGTACGTGTCGGCGGCCACGACCGACGGCCTCACGCGCGTGGCGCTGGATGCCGGCAAGCCCGTCGGCTTCGGCGTGCTCACCCTCGACGACGAGCAGCAGGGCCTCGACCGCGCGGGCCTCGAAGGGTCGAAGGAGGACAAGGGCGCCGAGGCGGCCGATGCCGCCCTGCGCACCGCGCTGCTCGTCCGCGAACTGCGCGGCTGA
- a CDS encoding Fe-S protein has product METLRHIVLFVHLIGFAVLFGAWAVQAFGGKREFTRLMSIGMAIAAVAGLALAAPWGITYELNYVKIGVKLVLLLIIGALLGIGTARQKRGASLPSAMFWLVGILTAANAAIAAIWR; this is encoded by the coding sequence ATGGAGACCCTGCGCCACATCGTGCTGTTCGTCCACCTGATCGGCTTCGCCGTGCTCTTCGGAGCGTGGGCGGTGCAGGCCTTCGGCGGCAAGCGGGAGTTCACCCGGCTGATGAGCATCGGCATGGCCATCGCCGCCGTGGCCGGCCTCGCCCTCGCGGCTCCGTGGGGCATCACCTACGAGCTCAACTACGTCAAGATCGGCGTGAAGCTGGTCCTGCTGCTGATCATCGGCGCCCTGCTCGGTATCGGCACCGCTCGGCAGAAGCGCGGAGCATCCCTGCCGTCGGCGATGTTCTGGCTCGTCGGCATCCTGACGGCCGCCAACGCCGCGATCGCCGCGATCTGGCGCTGA
- a CDS encoding FAD-binding oxidoreductase, which produces MIASRSDLTRDEIVAGLRDILGADQVDTDAQELREASVDRFKKYTAVHGIFEGPIPAAIAYVRSTEEVSSVLAFADAHLINVVPRTGRTATEGGLETIVDDTIVLDGSRMNAILEIDPVDMMVTAQCGVPLQVLEDTLRAQGLTTGHSPQSKPLAQMGGLVATRSIGQFSTLYGGIEDMVVGLEAVLPGGQVTRVKNVPRRAAGPDIRHVVIGNEGALCVITEVTVKVFRYQPENNRFLGYLVDSLPAGVAGLREIIVAGYHPSVARAYSEEDAAQHFSHFAEGRAVVVVVAEGPQGIAHATADGVEAIFAGIPHEKVDSALIEAWFDNLNWGQDKIDAEKREMLESSHLGYTTEVSIDWSGVAELFESVMRRARTEFPHAADLTMLGAHSSHSYQTGTNLYFVYDYDISCEPREEITEYHVPLNAIVVEEALRLGGSMVHHHGIGKYRTAWTHEEHGTAFELLRVLKDGLDPNGIMNRGTIYPLDAAETATRA; this is translated from the coding sequence ATGATTGCTTCACGATCCGACCTCACGCGCGATGAAATCGTCGCCGGGCTGCGCGACATCCTCGGCGCAGACCAGGTCGACACCGACGCGCAGGAGTTGCGCGAAGCCAGTGTCGACCGCTTCAAGAAGTACACGGCGGTGCATGGCATCTTCGAGGGCCCGATCCCCGCGGCGATCGCCTATGTGCGGTCCACCGAGGAGGTCTCGTCCGTGCTCGCCTTCGCGGATGCGCATCTCATCAACGTCGTGCCTCGCACCGGCCGCACTGCGACGGAGGGGGGGCTTGAGACCATCGTCGACGACACGATCGTGCTCGACGGTTCGCGCATGAACGCGATCCTCGAGATCGACCCGGTCGACATGATGGTCACGGCGCAGTGCGGTGTGCCGCTGCAGGTGCTGGAAGACACGCTGCGTGCGCAGGGCCTGACGACCGGTCACTCGCCGCAGTCCAAGCCGCTCGCGCAGATGGGCGGCCTCGTGGCCACCCGCTCGATCGGTCAGTTCTCGACGCTGTACGGCGGGATCGAGGACATGGTCGTGGGTCTGGAGGCCGTGCTTCCAGGTGGGCAGGTGACGCGGGTGAAGAACGTGCCGCGCCGAGCCGCCGGCCCGGACATCCGGCACGTGGTGATCGGCAACGAGGGCGCGCTGTGCGTGATCACCGAGGTCACGGTGAAGGTCTTCCGCTACCAGCCCGAGAACAACCGCTTCCTCGGCTACCTGGTCGACTCGCTCCCGGCCGGAGTGGCGGGTCTGCGCGAGATCATCGTCGCGGGCTATCACCCGTCGGTCGCCCGGGCGTACTCGGAGGAGGACGCCGCTCAGCACTTCTCGCACTTCGCCGAGGGTCGAGCTGTCGTGGTCGTCGTCGCCGAGGGGCCGCAGGGGATCGCGCATGCGACCGCCGACGGCGTGGAGGCGATCTTCGCCGGCATTCCGCACGAGAAGGTCGACTCCGCGCTGATCGAGGCGTGGTTCGACAATCTGAACTGGGGTCAGGACAAGATCGACGCCGAGAAGCGGGAGATGCTCGAGAGCTCGCACCTCGGCTACACGACGGAGGTCTCGATCGACTGGTCGGGCGTCGCCGAGCTCTTCGAATCGGTGATGCGGCGCGCGCGCACCGAGTTCCCGCATGCCGCCGATCTGACCATGCTCGGCGCGCACTCCTCGCACAGCTACCAGACCGGCACGAACCTGTACTTCGTGTACGACTATGACATCTCGTGCGAGCCGCGCGAGGAGATCACCGAGTACCACGTGCCGCTCAACGCGATCGTGGTCGAGGAGGCCCTGCGCCTCGGGGGGTCGATGGTGCACCACCACGGCATCGGCAAGTACCGCACGGCGTGGACGCACGAGGAGCACGGCACCGCGTTCGAACTGCTCCGTGTGCTCAAGGACGGGCTCGACCCGAACGGCATCATGAACAGAGGCACGATCTACCCGCTGGATGCGGCGGAGACGGCGACCCGGGCGTGA
- a CDS encoding FGGY family carbohydrate kinase, whose protein sequence is MTTASHGYVVAIDNGSQSTKVLIVDGAGTVHASAKVALRAYESPAPGRWEHPDDDLWDSIVFAVREAVSAFDGDLAEVRGIGLCTIRFCRAVLRADGTLAQPVMSWMDERVSRAYESESADAAYVTTSSGYIAHRLTGERRDAAGNYQGMWPIDAERWQWSDDDAEYARTSMDPRMLFELVGPGEQLGILSAEAAAVTGLPAGIPVIATSNDKAVEALGAGLRAEGDVLLSLGTYVATMTPGTPPVEPHPDVWTNFAAEPGRYLLESSGVRRGMWTVSWFRDLLSASGPVTEDELNHGAQNVPPGAGGLVVALDWLAPADEPWRRGALVGFDGTQGRFHIYRAILEALAIETEAADARARRALAVPRTSLIVTGGGSGSGPMLQILAAVYGVPVRTPIVRDAAGMGAAICAAVGTGMHAGFDEAVSAMVGVGEQVDVPDGLQAAYRDVVTTYARVVPGIRALFAPPG, encoded by the coding sequence GTGACCACAGCGTCGCACGGATACGTCGTCGCGATCGACAACGGGTCGCAGAGCACCAAGGTGCTGATCGTCGACGGCGCCGGCACGGTGCACGCGAGTGCGAAGGTCGCGCTGCGCGCCTACGAGTCGCCGGCGCCGGGACGGTGGGAGCATCCGGACGACGACCTGTGGGACTCGATCGTCTTCGCGGTGCGCGAGGCGGTCAGCGCCTTCGACGGCGATCTCGCGGAGGTCCGGGGGATCGGTCTGTGCACGATCCGGTTCTGCCGGGCGGTGCTGCGGGCCGACGGCACGCTCGCCCAGCCGGTGATGAGCTGGATGGACGAGCGCGTCTCCCGGGCGTACGAGTCGGAGAGCGCCGACGCCGCGTATGTCACCACGTCTTCGGGATACATCGCGCATCGGCTCACCGGCGAACGTCGGGATGCGGCGGGAAACTACCAGGGGATGTGGCCGATCGACGCCGAGCGGTGGCAGTGGAGCGATGACGATGCCGAATATGCCCGCACCAGCATGGATCCGCGGATGCTGTTCGAGCTGGTCGGACCGGGGGAGCAGCTCGGCATTCTGAGCGCCGAGGCCGCAGCAGTGACGGGCCTTCCCGCGGGCATCCCCGTGATCGCCACGTCGAACGACAAGGCGGTCGAGGCGCTGGGCGCGGGACTCCGTGCCGAAGGCGACGTGCTGCTCTCGCTGGGCACCTATGTCGCGACGATGACGCCGGGCACCCCGCCGGTCGAGCCGCACCCCGACGTGTGGACGAACTTCGCCGCCGAACCGGGGCGGTACCTTCTCGAGAGTTCGGGCGTGCGCCGGGGGATGTGGACGGTCAGCTGGTTCCGCGACCTCCTGTCGGCGTCGGGGCCGGTGACCGAGGACGAGCTGAACCACGGGGCGCAGAACGTACCGCCCGGAGCCGGAGGGCTCGTCGTGGCGCTGGACTGGCTCGCGCCTGCCGACGAGCCCTGGCGCCGCGGGGCGCTCGTCGGATTCGACGGCACCCAGGGGCGTTTCCACATCTACCGGGCGATCCTCGAGGCTCTCGCGATCGAGACCGAGGCGGCTGACGCCCGCGCACGTCGCGCGCTCGCGGTGCCACGCACGTCGCTCATCGTCACCGGCGGCGGCAGCGGATCAGGACCGATGCTGCAGATTCTCGCCGCCGTCTACGGCGTGCCCGTGCGCACACCGATCGTGCGTGATGCGGCCGGGATGGGCGCGGCGATCTGCGCCGCGGTCGGCACCGGGATGCACGCGGGGTTCGACGAGGCGGTCTCCGCGATGGTCGGCGTCGGCGAGCAGGTGGATGTGCCGGACGGCCTTCAGGCGGCATACCGGGATGTCGTCACGACCTACGCGCGCGTCGTTCCCGGCATCCGCGCACTCTTCGCCCCTCCCGGCTGA